A window of Mangifera indica cultivar Alphonso chromosome 13, CATAS_Mindica_2.1, whole genome shotgun sequence contains these coding sequences:
- the LOC123195332 gene encoding rac-like GTP-binding protein ARAC7 isoform X1: MSASKFIKCVTVGDGAVGKTCMLICYTSNKFPTDYIPTVFDNFSANVAVDGSIVNLGLWDTAGQEDYSRLRPLSYRGADIFVLAFSLISRASYENVLKKWMPELRRFAPNVPIVLVGTKLDLRDERGYLADHMGSNIITSSQGEELRKQIGAAAYIECSSKTQQNVKAVFDTAIKVVLQPPRRKEMARKKRQRRSGCSIVRSIVCGGCAA; encoded by the exons ATGAGTGCATCGAAGTTCATTAAATGTGTTACAGTTGGAGATGGAGCTGTTGGCAAGACCTGTATGCTCATTTGTTACACCAGCAACAAGTTCCCTACT GATTACATTCCCACAGTGTTTGATAATTTCAGCGCCAATGTGGCTGTTGATGGAAGCATTGTTAATTTGGGGCTGTGGGATACTGCCG gCCAGGAAGATTATAGCAGGCTGAGGCCACTGAGTTACAGAGGTGCTGACATTTTTGTGCTTGCTTTCTCTTTAATTAGTAGGGCAAGTTATGAAAATGTTCTTAAGAAG TGGATGCCTGAGCTTCGGCGATTTGCACCCAATGTTCCCATTGTTCTCGTTGGAACGAAGTTAG ATCTTCGTGATGAAAGAGGGTATCTAGCCGATCACATGGGATCAAACATCATAACATCTTCTCAG GGAGAGGAGCTTAGAAAACAAATTGGTGCCGCAGCATATATTGAGTGTAGCTCCAAGACTCAGCAG AATGTCAAAGCTGTTTTTGACACTGCAATCAAGGTTGTTCTTCAACCTCCAAGGAGGAAGGAGATGGCAAGGAAGAAAAGACAAAGACGGTCTGGCTGCTCAATTGT CAGGAGTATTGTGTGTGGCGGTTGTGCTGCTTAG
- the LOC123195332 gene encoding rac-like GTP-binding protein ARAC7 isoform X2 codes for MSASKFIKCVTVGDGAVGKTCMLICYTSNKFPTDYIPTVFDNFSANVAVDGSIVNLGLWDTAGQEDYSRLRPLSYRGADIFVLAFSLISRASYENVLKKWMPELRRFAPNVPIVLVGTKLDLRDERGYLADHMGSNIITSSQGEELRKQIGAAAYIECSSKTQQNVKAVFDTAIKVVLQPPRRKEMARKKRQRRSGCSIVSIVCGGCAA; via the exons ATGAGTGCATCGAAGTTCATTAAATGTGTTACAGTTGGAGATGGAGCTGTTGGCAAGACCTGTATGCTCATTTGTTACACCAGCAACAAGTTCCCTACT GATTACATTCCCACAGTGTTTGATAATTTCAGCGCCAATGTGGCTGTTGATGGAAGCATTGTTAATTTGGGGCTGTGGGATACTGCCG gCCAGGAAGATTATAGCAGGCTGAGGCCACTGAGTTACAGAGGTGCTGACATTTTTGTGCTTGCTTTCTCTTTAATTAGTAGGGCAAGTTATGAAAATGTTCTTAAGAAG TGGATGCCTGAGCTTCGGCGATTTGCACCCAATGTTCCCATTGTTCTCGTTGGAACGAAGTTAG ATCTTCGTGATGAAAGAGGGTATCTAGCCGATCACATGGGATCAAACATCATAACATCTTCTCAG GGAGAGGAGCTTAGAAAACAAATTGGTGCCGCAGCATATATTGAGTGTAGCTCCAAGACTCAGCAG AATGTCAAAGCTGTTTTTGACACTGCAATCAAGGTTGTTCTTCAACCTCCAAGGAGGAAGGAGATGGCAAGGAAGAAAAGACAAAGACGGTCTGGCTGCTCAATTGT GAGTATTGTGTGTGGCGGTTGTGCTGCTTAG
- the LOC123195329 gene encoding cyclin-dependent kinase F-1 → MDNPLPKSWSIHTRPEIIAKYQILERVGAGAYSDVYKGRRLSDNLIVALKEVHDYQSAFREIEALQILQGSPNVVVLHEYFWREDEDAVLVLEFLRSDLASVIADAKRENGLSVGEIKRWMIQILCGVDTCHRNMIVHRDLKPGNLLVGDDGVLKLADFGQARILLENELVTADNDPPLYELDAADQENICQGPLAGRENASQEGYGNQEPEGMSKEDYFREFDEVKAKHSVDEADKETNVHDGNTSCFATCTTSDREDDPFKSYNSFEAEEAGNDEHGAFTSCVGTRWFRSPELLYGSTAYGLEVDLWSLGCIFAELFTLQPLFPGTSDIDQLSRIISVLGNLTEDIWPDCVKLPDYKTISFCKVENPSGLESCLPNRTTDEISLVKKLVCYEPARRASAAELLHDKYFNEEPLPIPTCELRVPLTKGDQDEDSPGGWYDDMGSESDFDELGPFNVTTTNAGFSIRFF, encoded by the exons ATGGATAACCCATTGCCCAAGAGTTGGAGCATCCACACCCGGCCTGAAATCATAGCCAAATACCAAATTCTGGAGCGCGTTGGAGCCGGTGCTTACTCTGACGTCTACAAGGGCCGTCGATTATCCGACAACCTCATCGTCGCTCTCAAGGAGGTGCACGACTACCAATCAGCGTTTCGTGAAATCGAGGCTTTACAGATCCTCCAGGGTTCCCCAAACGTGGTGGTTTTGCATGAGTACTTTTGGCGAGAGGACGAGGACGCCGTGTTGGTCTTGGAGTTCTTAAGGTCGGATTTGGCCTCCGTCATTGCGGACGCTAAGAGAGAGAATGGACTCAGCGTCGGAGAGATTAAGAGATGGATGATTCAGATTTTGTGTGGAGTTGACACGTGTCATAGGAATATGATCGTGCATAGGGATTTGAAACCTGGGAACCTGTTGGTTGGAGATGATGGGGTGCTCAAGTTGGCTGATTTTGGGCAg GCAAGGATACTCCTGGAGAATGAATTGGTCACTGCTGACAACGATCCTCCACTGTATGAATTGGATGCTGCAGATCAGGAAAATATTTGTCAAGGTCCCCTAGCTGGTCGTGAAAATGCATCCCAAGAAGGATATGGTAATCAAGAGCCAGAGGGAATGAGTAAGGAAGACTATTTTAGGGAGTTCGATGAGGTCAAAGCGAAACATTCTGTGGATGAGGCTGATAAGGAAACCAATGTTCATGATGGAAATACATCTTGTTTTGCTACGTGTACTACAAGTGACAGAGAAGATGATCCTTTCAAGAGCTATAATTCTTTTGAAGCAGAGGAGGCTGGGAATGATGAACATGGTGCTTTCACATCTTGTGTTGGAACTCGCTGGTTTAGGTCACCTGAACTGCTCTATGGATCCACAGCCTATGGATTAGAGGTTGATCTATGGTCATTAGGTTGCATATTTGCTGAGCTTTTTACTCTGCAGCCTCTTTTTCCTGGGACCTCTGATATCGATCAGCTTAGCAGAATTATTAGTGTATTGGGCAACTTAACCGAAGATATCTGGCCGGATTGTGTTAAACTTCCTGATTacaaaacaatttcattttgtaaGGTGGAAAATCCTAGCGGTTTGGAGTCCTGCCTGCCCAACCGCACTACAGATGAAATCTCTCTTGTTAAAAAACTTGTTTGTTATGAACCAGCTAGAAGAGCTTCCGCTGCAGAACTGTTACATGATAAGTATTTCAACGAAGAGCCTCTTCCAATTCCAACATGTGAGTTGCGGGTTCCTTTGACAAAGGGTGACCAAGATGAGGATTCTCCTGGAGGATGGTACGATGATATGGGTTCAGAATCTGACTTCGATGAATTAGGCCCCTTCAATGTTACAACCACCAATGCTGGTTTCTCAATTCGATTCTTTTGA
- the LOC123195328 gene encoding probable plastidic glucose transporter 2, whose protein sequence is MWGRQRESYSMYKRMPSKDNPNVVDVEDNSAHLLDNFDLETTNPPWRLSFPYVLVATISSFLFGYHLGVVNEPLESISHDLGFSGNTLAEGLVVSTCLAGALIGSLFSGWIADEFGRRRAFQLCALPMIIGASVSATTSTLLGMLLGRFLVGTGMGIGPPVASLYVTEVSPSYVRGTYGAFIQIATCLGLMGALFIGIPVNEISGWWRICFWVATIPAGILALAIVFCPESPHWLYKQGRSAEAEIEFERLLGGAHVKYSMAELSKLDRGDDTETVKLEELLHGRQFRVVFIGSTLFALQQLSGINAIFYFSSSVFKSAGVSSKLANVFIGIANLSGSVVAMILMDKLGRKVLLQWSFFGMAASMALQVFASSSYMQQTGALYLSVGGMLLFVLTFALGAGPVPGLLLPEIFPSRIRAKAMAVCMSVHWVINFFVGLLFLRLLEQLGAQLLYSMFATFCLMAVVFVKRNVVETKGKSLQEIEISLLPQE, encoded by the exons ATGTGGGGGCGACAGCGTGAATCATACTCAATGTATAAGAGAATGCCATCAAAAGATAATCCAAACGTTGTAGATGTAGAAGACAACTCAG CTCATTTACTGGACAACTTTGATCTGGAAACTACAAATCCTCCATGGAGGCTATCTTTCCCCTACGTACTAGTGGCAACCATATCTTCATTCTTATTTGGCTATCATCTTGG AGTAGTTAATGAACCACTAGAAAGCATCTCTCATGATCTTGGTTTCAGTGGGAATACCTTAGCAGAAG GTTTGGTAGTAAGTACTTGTCTGGCTGGTGCGCTTATTGGATCCTTATTTAGTGGTTGGATTGCTGATGAATTTGGCCGTCGAAGGGCTTTTCAGCTGTGTGCGTTGCCTATGATCATTGGTGCTTCAGTGAG TGCGACAACTAGCACTCTTTTGGGTATGCTTCTTGGAAGATTCTTGGTTGGAACTGGAATGGGTATTGGGCCCCCTGTGGCATCTCTTTATGTAACAGAG GTTTCTCCTTCTTATGTGAGGGGCACTTATGGAGCATTCATCCAGATTGCTACATGTCTTGGACTTATGGGAGCTCTGTTTATTGGAATCCCTGTCAATGAGATATCCGGCTG GTGGCGCATTTGTTTTTGGGTAGCTACAATTCCTGCCGGAATACTTGCCCTTGCCATTGTCTTTTGTCCAGAGAGTCCACATTGGCTGTATAAG CAAGGAAGAAGTGCTGAAGctgaaattgaatttgagaggCTTTTAGGTGGAGCACATGTCAAATATTCAATGGCAGAGTTGTCCAAGTTGGACAGAGGGGATGACACAGAAACTGTGAAGCTTGAAGAATTGCTTCATGGCCGCCAATTTAGAG TTGTTTTTATTGGATCAACCCTATTTGCTTTACAACAGCTATCTGGTATAAATgctatattttatttctcttcatCTGTATTTAAAAGTGCGGGAGTATCGTCCAAACTTGCAAATGTCTTCATTGGCATAGCAAATCTATCAG GATCTGTTGTTGCAATGATTTTGATGGATAAACTGGGAAGGAAAGTGCTCCTTCAGTGGAGTTTCTTTGGCATG GCAGCATCAATGGCTCTTCAAGTCTTTGCTTCAAGTTCTTACATGCAACAGACTGGAGCTTTATACCTTTCTGTTGGTGGCATGCTTCT GTTTGTCTTAACATTTGCCCTGGGAGCTGGTCCAGTTCCAGGTCTTCTCCTTCCAGAAATCTTCCCCAGTCGAATTAGGGCCAAGGCAATGGCAGTTTGTATGTCAGTGCACTGG gTGATAAATTTCTTTGTGGGCTTGCTATTCTTGCGACTACTGGAGCAACTTGGGGCACAGCTCTTGTACTCAATGTTTGCAACCTTTTGCTTGATGGCTGTGGTGTTTGTGAAAAGAAATGTTGTGGAAACTAAAGGAAAGTCACTCCAAGAAATCGAGATATCGCTTCTTCCACAGGAATAG
- the LOC123194047 gene encoding RNA-binding protein EWS-like isoform X1 yields the protein MSSRDKDQTTPHHQPLLSSLVVRPSVGDGGGDGGGRREYEPGEVRRDPPPAYRSDRYSDEPGYRTRVGSVSPVRRRDVDHRYSSNFDHSRGMPHSHKFGSGRDHGRYRDPSPPYAQGRGGGRSFGRDFGGPALGPGPLRGEGMNRNNPNVRPREGDWTCPDPSCGNLNFARREYCNNCKRFRYAPVGSPRRGYSGPPPPPPLAPPSRRFSGPPMDISSDRPMNGFRSPPRGWGMSGHGPREFGAGGPPPSRHEGRFSDHMRRDRLDLPDYGYRGRNKPMPPMDWSHRDRGRDNFNERKGYDRRAPSPPPAALVPPHRGRWGQDMRERSRSPIRGAPPPKGYHQDMYMERGRNDGRGVRRDGIRNAY from the exons ATGAGTTCAAGAGACAAGGACCAAACGACTCCGCATCATCAACCGCTACTCAGTAGCCTAGTTGTACGTCCCTCCGTGGGCGATGGGGGCGGTGACGGTGGCGGTCGCCGCGAATACGAGCCTGGCGAAGTTCGCCGTGATCCACCTCCAGCTTATCGCTCCGATCGGTACTCTGATGAGCCCG GATATAGAACTCGTGTAGGTTCTGTTTCCCCTGTACGGCGTAGGGATGTCGATCATCGATATAGCTCTAATTTTGATCATTCCAGGGGTATGCCACACAGTCACAAATTTGGCAGTGGAAGGGATCATGGTAGATATAGAGACCCTTCACCACCTTATGCTCAAGGAAGGGGTGGCGGCAGGTCTTTTGGCAGAGATTTTGGTGGACCTGCACTTGGTCCTGGGCCTTTAAGAGGTGAAGGTATGAATCGGAATAATCCAAATGTGCGACCACGGGAAGGAGACTGGACCTGCCCTGATCCTTC ATGTGGCAACCTGAACTTTGCTAGGCGAGAGTACTGTAACAATTGCAAGAGATTTCGCTATGCACCTGTTGGAAGTCCTAGAAGGGGTTACTCAggccctccaccaccaccaccactggCTCCTCCTTCTAGGCGATTTTCTGGTCCTCCTATGGATATTTCCTCTGACAGACCCATGAATGGCTTTAGGTCGCCTCCTCGTGGGTGGGGCATGAGTGGCCATGGCCCTAGAGAGTTTGGAGCTGGTGGACCACCACCTTCACGGCATGAAGGCAGGTTTTCTGATCACATGCGGAGGGATCGGCTTGATTTACCAGATTATGGTTACCGAGGAAGGAACAAGCCAATGCCACCTATGGATTGGAGCCATAGAGACCGTGGAAGGGACAACTTCAATGAAAGGAAAGGCTATGATAGACGGGCACCCTCTCCCCCTCCGGCTGCACTAGTTCCTCCACACCGTGGGCGATGGGGGCAAGATATGCGAGAGAGGAGCAGATCTCCCATTAGAGGTGCACCTCCACCAAAAGGCTATCATCAAGATATGTACATGGAACGGGGTAGAAATGATGGAAGAGGCGTCCGGCGTGACGGAATCAGAAATGCGTATTAG
- the LOC123194047 gene encoding transcription initiation factor TFIID subunit 15-like isoform X2, which yields MGAVTVAVAANTSLAKFAVIHLQLIAPIGTLMSPHDIFSSFSNISRYRTRVGSVSPVRRRDVDHRYSSNFDHSRGMPHSHKFGSGRDHGRYRDPSPPYAQGRGGGRSFGRDFGGPALGPGPLRGEGMNRNNPNVRPREGDWTCPDPSCGNLNFARREYCNNCKRFRYAPVGSPRRGYSGPPPPPPLAPPSRRFSGPPMDISSDRPMNGFRSPPRGWGMSGHGPREFGAGGPPPSRHEGRFSDHMRRDRLDLPDYGYRGRNKPMPPMDWSHRDRGRDNFNERKGYDRRAPSPPPAALVPPHRGRWGQDMRERSRSPIRGAPPPKGYHQDMYMERGRNDGRGVRRDGIRNAY from the exons ATGGGGGCGGTGACGGTGGCGGTCGCCGCGAATACGAGCCTGGCGAAGTTCGCCGTGATCCACCTCCAGCTTATCGCTCCGATCGGTACTCTGATGAGCCCG CAtgatattttctcaagtttctcgAATATATCAA GATATAGAACTCGTGTAGGTTCTGTTTCCCCTGTACGGCGTAGGGATGTCGATCATCGATATAGCTCTAATTTTGATCATTCCAGGGGTATGCCACACAGTCACAAATTTGGCAGTGGAAGGGATCATGGTAGATATAGAGACCCTTCACCACCTTATGCTCAAGGAAGGGGTGGCGGCAGGTCTTTTGGCAGAGATTTTGGTGGACCTGCACTTGGTCCTGGGCCTTTAAGAGGTGAAGGTATGAATCGGAATAATCCAAATGTGCGACCACGGGAAGGAGACTGGACCTGCCCTGATCCTTC ATGTGGCAACCTGAACTTTGCTAGGCGAGAGTACTGTAACAATTGCAAGAGATTTCGCTATGCACCTGTTGGAAGTCCTAGAAGGGGTTACTCAggccctccaccaccaccaccactggCTCCTCCTTCTAGGCGATTTTCTGGTCCTCCTATGGATATTTCCTCTGACAGACCCATGAATGGCTTTAGGTCGCCTCCTCGTGGGTGGGGCATGAGTGGCCATGGCCCTAGAGAGTTTGGAGCTGGTGGACCACCACCTTCACGGCATGAAGGCAGGTTTTCTGATCACATGCGGAGGGATCGGCTTGATTTACCAGATTATGGTTACCGAGGAAGGAACAAGCCAATGCCACCTATGGATTGGAGCCATAGAGACCGTGGAAGGGACAACTTCAATGAAAGGAAAGGCTATGATAGACGGGCACCCTCTCCCCCTCCGGCTGCACTAGTTCCTCCACACCGTGGGCGATGGGGGCAAGATATGCGAGAGAGGAGCAGATCTCCCATTAGAGGTGCACCTCCACCAAAAGGCTATCATCAAGATATGTACATGGAACGGGGTAGAAATGATGGAAGAGGCGTCCGGCGTGACGGAATCAGAAATGCGTATTAG
- the LOC123194046 gene encoding protein tesmin/TSO1-like CXC 5, giving the protein MGEGEAGEFPPKKVQSDTQGGAGDFPAKRLARQLDFTASFGGNVVLPEHPQPQAVALITQPHPQTVAPPVPPSTLTTQPSVRVVKPESPKSRPRPNVDVKESTPKKQKQCNCKHSRCLKLYCECFASGIYCDGCNCVNCHNNVENEAARREAVDATLERNPNAFRPKIASSPHGTRDSREETGEVLILGKHNKGCHCKKSGCLKKYCECFQANILCSENCKCMDCKNFEGSEERQALFHGDHANNMVYIQQAANAAITGAIGSSGYASPPVPKKRKGQELFFGSTAKDPSIQRLGHFQQAKQGRASVPSTLSSVPVTRSGSTAATGPSKLTYRSLLADIIQPQDLKELCSVLVVVSEEAAKTLADQRNATEKQAEDQTSTSFAASSQERIETKKDLDVERPLTDDCSSTKQADKVGPEESNSDGADVPKGRPMSPGTLALMCDEQATIFMGASSPSRLAGHGCNTSSQLSHGQGITEVYAEQERIVLMKFRDCLNRLITFGEIKETKYSSLGRSHLGSQKDTPSNGMPNGRTEMGNHQAPVNNGVPQTFSQTTAKTSQIVTTAVAASNNNFPKIPVLLGGKETKTKMENKM; this is encoded by the exons ATGGGGGAGGGTGAGGCAGGTGAATTCCCTCCAAAAAAAGTGCAATCGGACACGCAAGGCGGCGCCGGTGATTTTCCGGCGAAGAGGCTCGCGAGACAGCTCGATTTCACCGCCAGTTTTGGTGGAAATGTGGTTTTGCCTGAGCACCCCCAGCCGCAAGCCGTGGCGCTGATTACACAGCCGCACCCGCAAACTGTTGCGCCACCTGTGCCACCGTCCACGCTTACAACGCAACCATCAGTGAGGGTTGT GAAGCCAGAATCCCCAAAATCAAGACCAAGACCCAATGTTGACGTCAAAGAGAGTACTCCAAAGAAGCAGAAACAGTGTAACTGTAAACATTCGCGTTGCTTGAAGTT GTACTGTGAGTGCTTTGCATCTGGAATTTATTGCGATGGATGCAACTGTGTAAATTGTCATAACAATGTTGAAAACGAAGCTGCTAGGCGAGAAGCTGTTGATGCAACTTTAGAGCGTAATCCAAACGCATTCAGGCCAAAAATTGCTAGCAGCCCACATGGAACACGGGATAGCAGA GAGGAGACAGGGGAAGTTTTAATACTGGGAAAGCACAACAAGGGATGCCACTGCAAGAAATCTGGGTGCCTTAAAAAGTACTGTGAATGCTTCCAGGCTAACATTCTGTGCTCTGAAAACTGCAAATGCATGGACTGCAAGAACTTTGAAGGAAGTGAAGAGAGACAAGCTCTCTTTCATGGAGATCATGCCAACAACATGGTTTACATTCAGCAGGCAGCAAATGCTGCCATAACTGGGGCTATCGGTTCATCTGGTTATGCATCTCCGCCTGTACCCAAGAAGAGAAAAGGCCAAGAACTCTTCTTTGGGTCGACAGCCAAGGATCCATCAATACAGAGGCTTGGACATTTTCAACAG GCAAAACAAGGTCGAGCTTCTGTGCCCTCAACCTTATCTTCTGTTCCTGTCACTCGTTCTGGTAGCACTGCAGCAACAGGCCCTTCAAAACTTACATATAG GTCTCTCTTAGCAGACATTATCCAACCACAGGATTTGAAGGAACTTTGCTCAGTTTTGGTGGTTGTATCAGAAGAAGCTGCAAAGACACTTGCAG ACCAAAGAAATGCAACAGAAAAGCAGGCTGAAGATCAAACATCCACTTCCTTTGCTGCATCATCTCAAGAAAGGATAGAAACCAAGAAAGATTTAGATGTTGAGAGACCTTTGACTGATGATTGTTCAAGTACAAAGCAGGCTGATAAAGTTGGCCCGGAAGAATCCAATTCAGATGGTGCTGATGTGCCAAAAGGAAGGCCAATGTCTCCTGGAACTCTAGCATTGATGTGTGATGAACAAGCTACAATATTCATGGGAGCTTCTTCTCCTAGTAGGTTAGCTGGACATGGCTGCAACACATCTTCACAGTTGTCTCATGGACAAGGCATAACAGAGGTTTATGCAGAGCAGGAAAGGATTGTTCTAATGAAGTTTCGGGATTGTCTCAATAGGCTCATCACCTTTGGAGAAATAAAAG AAACAAAGTATTCATCCTTAGGCAGGTCTCATTTAGGGAGTCAAAAAGACACACCCAGCAATGGCATGCCAAATGGAAGAACGGAAATGGGAAATCATCAGGCACCTGTCAACAATGGTGTTCCGCAAACCTTCAGTCAAACTACAGCCAAAACATCTCAGATTGTTACTACAGCAGTTGCTGCctcaaataacaattttccaAAGATTCCAGTTCTTCTTGGAGGTAAAGAAACTAAAACTAAGATGGaaaacaaaatgtaa
- the LOC123193847 gene encoding proteinaceous RNase P 1, chloroplastic/mitochondrial-like, which yields MAPFTFKTLQYHQHPSPRTLCKCPSSLYLFNSHSFSHYVTFSPPKHPLFMVQNHVSSVHAKFSTTHQRTRKDSALPSSSFRTRDDRANKKLGKDLVGSAVEENSGKRFIIDKNTRRNPIFRKRRDVDSGNSYFKSNDENLGIKSSKTLDDEVADEKVLNKSSNKRGHSKIRGKNMPKESTKNDLSEVPWRLKLDMCSKRGDVMGAIQLYDKALNEGIKLGQYHYNVILYLCSSAAVGIVKPAKSGSRNRTLDTLGMSNEVLTVNPTELCELSDQDNVNYGVAESKISGPNYEQLVNASSSSKMINNILREKDSLSQKSNGYMNANSQFSDDDQSPDKGKSSGNQDDHEIRLSEDAKKYALQRGFEIYEKMCLDKVPLNEASLTAVGRMAMSMGNGDMAFDVVKKMKSLGINPRLRSYGPALTVFCSNGNVDKAFAVEKHMLEHGVYPEEPELEALLSVSVATGKGDKVYYLLHKLRTSVRKVSQSTADIIVQWFNNKRAARLGKTKWDRRSLQETMHSKGGGWHGQGWLGKGKWNVSHTTIRADAVCECCGEKLAMIDLDPIETESFSESVASIAIKRERNSSFQKFQRWLDYYGPFEAVVDAANVGLFSQGKFKPSRVNAIVNGIRQMIPSKKWPLIVLHNKRLTGPKMDQPVNRALIEKWKNADALYATPTGSNDDWYWLYAAIKFKCLIVTNDEMRDHTFQLLGNDFFPKWKERHQVRFSFSEAGPEFYMPPPYSVVIQESENGSWHIPIVSEHDYEAERMWLCITRANLHITRQSLDSSSKGVQPYDPKKEATRSTTPKEVKAKSRLSNYSTSGSTEKSTRNAYKNLTNILSASMFSNHQTILLKIEAAEKLGGCVIDFHI from the exons ATGGCCCCCTTCACCTTCAAAACTCTACAGTATCACCAACATCCCTCTCCACGTACTCTTTGTAAGTGCCCTTCTTCTCTCTATCTCTTTAATTCCCACTCTTTTTCTCACTACGTCACTTTCTCACCTCCCAAACACCCACTTTTTATGGTTCAAAATCATGTTAGTAGTGTACATGCAAAGTTTTCTACAACACACCAAAGAACTAGAAAAGATAGTGCTCTTCCCTCCTCTTCTTTTAGAACTAGAGATGATAGGGCcaataaaaaattaggaaaaGACCTAGTTGGTTCCGCTGTGGAGGAAAACTCTGGAAAGAggtttattattgataaaaatactAGAAGAAATCCCATTTTTAGAAAAAGAAGAGATGTGGATTCGGGGAATTCTTATTTCAAGTCTAATGATGAGAATTTGGGAAttaaatcttcaaaaactttGGACGATGAGGTAGCGGATGAAAAAGTATTGAATAAGAGTAGCAATAAGAGAGGTCACTCTAAGATTAGAGGGAAAAATATGCCCAAGGAAAGTACCAAAAATGATTTATCAGAAGTTCCGTGGAGACTTAAGTTGGATATGTGCTCAAAGAGAGGGGACGTAATGGGTGCAATTCAATTGTATGATAAAGCTCTCAATGAAGGGATCAAGTTGGGGCAGTACCattataatgtaattttgtATCTTTGCTCCTCTGCTGCTGTTGGTATTGTAAAACCTGCTAAAAGTGGGAGTCGGAATCGAACCTTGGATACTTTAGGCATGTCTAATGAAGTTTTAACTGTGAATCCTACAGAATTATGTGAATTAAGTGACCAGGACAATGTAAATTATGGGGTTGCAGAATCAAAAATTTCTGGTCCAAACTACGAGCAATTAGTTAATGCTAGTAGTAGCagtaaaatgattaataatattttgaggGAAAAAGATAGCTTAAGCCAGAAGTCTAATGGGTATATGAATGCAAATTCTCAATTTTCAGATGATGATCAATCTCCTGATAAAGGTAAGAGCAGTGGTAACCAAGATGATCATGAAATTCGCTTAAGCGAAGATGCCAAGAAGTATGCACTCCAGAGAGGATTTGAGATATACGAAAAGATGTGTTTGGATAAGGTCCCACTTAATGAAGCTAGCTTGACAGCGGTGGGAAGAATGGCCATGTCTATGGGTAATGGTGACATGGCATTTGATgtggtgaagaaaatgaaatcacTAGGGATAAATCCCAGACTGCGGTCTTATGGTCCAGCGCTTACAGTTTTCTGCAGTAACGGAAATGTCGATAAAGCATTTGCTGTTGAAAAGCACATGTTGGAGCATGGTGTCTATCCAGAAGAGCCTGAATTGGAGGCACTCTTAAGCGTATCTGTAGCAACCGGTAAAGGTGACAAGGTATATTATTTGTTGCATAAATTAAGGACAAGTGTAAGAAAAGTCTCACAATCTACTGCAGATATAATTGTGCAATGGTTTAACAACAAAAGAGCAGCTAGACTAGGGAAAACAAAATGGGACAGGAGATCATTGCAGGAAACAATGCATAGTAAAGGTGGGGGCTGGCATGGGCAGGGCTGGTTAGGTAAAGGCAAGTGGAATGTATCACATACCACTATTAGAGCTGATGCAGTATGTGAGTGCTGTGGGGAAAAGTTGGCCATGATTGACCTTGATCCTATTGAAACAGAGAGTTTTTCTGAATCAGTTGCATCTATTGCtattaagagagagagaaattcaAGCTTCCAAAAATTTCAA AGATGGCTTGACTACTATGGACCTTTTGAAGCAGTGGTAGATGCTGCAAATGTTGGTCTTTTCAGCCAGGGGAAATTCAAACCATCAAGG GTCAATGCCATTGTAAATGGGATACGCCAGATGATTCCTTCAAAGAAATGGCCACTTATTGTTTTGCATAACAAGCGTCTTACCGGGCCCAAGATGGATCAACCAGTAAATAGAGCATTGATTGAGAAGTGGAAAAATGCTGATGCACTCTATGCGACTCCTACTGGATCCAATGATGATTG GTACTGGTTGTATGCAGCTATAAAGTTTAAATGCTTAATTGTGACCAATGATGAGATGAGAGATCATACATTTCAGCTTCTAGGAAATGATTTCTTCCCCAAATGGAAAGAAAGGCATCAA GTTCGATTTAGTTTTTCTGAAGCCGGTCCAGAGTTTTACATGCCTCCTCCTTATTCTGTTGTGATCCAG GAATCAGAGAATGGCAGCTGGCATATTCCAATTGTATCTGAACATGATTATGAAGCAGAAAGAATGTGGCTATGCATTACACGTGCTAACTTACATATAACCAGGCAAAGTTTGGATAGCAGCTCCAAAG GTGTGCAGCCATATGACCCTAAAAAAGAAGCAACAAGGTCAACTACTCCAAAAGAAGTAAAGGCAAAGTCACGTTTATCTAATTATAGCACCTCTGGCAGTACAGAAAAGTCAACTCGAAATGCATACAAAAATCTCACAAATATACTTTCAGCATCCATGTTTTCAAATCATCAGACGATTCTATTAAAAATTGAGGCTGCAGAGAAACTCGGTGGATGTGTTATTGATTTTCATATATGA